Genomic DNA from Frondihabitans sp. PAMC 28766:
CGACGCCGGGCAGGATCTGCCACCACACGTCGAGAGGGTCTCGCGTCAGCAGCATCCAGGCGAAGCCGGAGGCTGTGATCAGCGGCCCGACCGTCATGAACGGTCGCGGGCCGAACCGCCCCGCGAGCCCGCCGACGAAGCGCGACAGCACGAGCGACACCACGGTCGTCGGCAGGGTGATCAGCCCCGAGACCGTGGCCGGCAGATGCCCCACCTCCTGCACCACCAGCGGAATGAGCAGGGTGCCGAGGCTCGTCGCCGCGTAGATTCCGATCGTGGCGAGGTTGCCCACCGAGAACGACCGCACCGAGAACAGGCGCAGCGGCATCATCGGGTGCGCGGCGCGGCGCTCCCAGAGCACGAAGGCGACGAGGCAGGCCACGCCGACGACGAGCGACGCGATCACGAACGGGTCGCCGAACCCGATCCGTTGGCCCTCGATCAGCGCGAAGACGGGCCCGGCGAGGCCGACCGCGGCCAGCACGGCGCCCACGACGTCGATGTGCGCGCTTCCGTCCGCCCCTGGCGCCGAGCCGGCGGGCGCACCACCGCGGTGAGCATCCCCGGGCAGCTTGACCATCATCACCAGAGTCACGACGACCGGCAGCACGACGAGCCCGAACACCCACCGCCAGCCGAGCGTGTCGACGAGCCCGCCGCCGGTCAGCGGCCCGATCAAGAAGGCGACGCCGGTCCACGCCGTCCACGTGCCGATCGCGCGCCCCATCGCCGGCCCGGTGAACGTGGCGGTGATGAGCGCGAGGCTCGACGGCACGAGCAGGGCCCCCGCGACGCCCTGCAGGGCGCGCGCCGCGATGAGGAGGCCCGCGTCGGGGGCGAACGCGGCCAGCAGCGAGGTCAGGGCGAACGCGATCAGGCCGACCCGCAGGATCCTGACGCGGCCGAATATGTCCGAGAGAGAGCCCGCCACCAGCATCAGCGAGCCGAGGGTGAGCAGGTAGCCGTCGACGACCCACTGCTGCAGTGTGACGCCGCCGCCGAGGTCGCGGGCGATTGCGGGCAGAGCCACGGTGACGATCGAGCCGTCGAGGAAGGACACGAAGGACGCCAGGATCGCGACGACCAGGACGAGCCGCGCGCCCGGGGGAGTCTCGGCGTCGGTCATGGCCTCACC
This window encodes:
- a CDS encoding MFS transporter, which codes for MTDAETPPGARLVLVVAILASFVSFLDGSIVTVALPAIARDLGGGVTLQQWVVDGYLLTLGSLMLVAGSLSDIFGRVRILRVGLIAFALTSLLAAFAPDAGLLIAARALQGVAGALLVPSSLALITATFTGPAMGRAIGTWTAWTGVAFLIGPLTGGGLVDTLGWRWVFGLVVLPVVVTLVMMVKLPGDAHRGGAPAGSAPGADGSAHIDVVGAVLAAVGLAGPVFALIEGQRIGFGDPFVIASLVVGVACLVAFVLWERRAAHPMMPLRLFSVRSFSVGNLATIGIYAATSLGTLLIPLVVQEVGHLPATVSGLITLPTTVVSLVLSRFVGGLAGRFGPRPFMTVGPLITASGFAWMLLTRDPLDVWWQILPGVVLFGLGMTITVTPLTSTVLSQVRPDEAGIASAVNNAISRVAGLVAVAFVGVITGGVLDIGGFHRVLVVTAALLVISGGVSFAGLRGVPAVRAPSVRAPSSRSPE